The Camelus bactrianus isolate YW-2024 breed Bactrian camel chromosome 12, ASM4877302v1, whole genome shotgun sequence genome includes a window with the following:
- the LOC105075642 gene encoding olfactory receptor 10P1-like: MANANQTLPAFLLLGFSDLKALQGPLFWVVLLVYLVTLLGNFLIILLTQVSPVLHSPMYFFLCHLSMVEVLYTTDIVPRTLADLASPHPRAISFWGCAAQMYNFIVLGISECCLLTAMAYDRYVAICRPLHYSTLMSQQACAAMVGISWLLGIITATTHSSLIFTLPFPSRPTIPHFLCDILPVLRLASAGKHRSEISVMTATVVFIMVPFSLIVTSYARILGAILAMASTQSRHKVFSTCSSHLLVVSLFFGTASITYIRPREGSSVTTDRILSLFYTIITPMLNPIIYTLRNKEVTRALWHVVKR, from the coding sequence ATGGCTAATGCGAATCAGACTCTGCCTGCATTCCTCCTTCTGGGATTCTCTGACCTCAAGGCCCTGCAGGGTCCCCTGTTCTGGGTGGTGCTTCTGGTCTACCTGGTCACCTTGCTGGGTAACTTCCTGATCATCCTCCTCACACAGGTCAGCCCCGTCCTGCACTcgcccatgtacttcttcctgtgCCACCTCTCCATGGTGGAGGTCCTCTACACCACTGACATCGTGCCCAGGACCCTGGCTGACCTGGCCTCCCCACACCCCCGGGCCATCTCCTTCTGGGGCTGTGCAGCCCAGATGTACAACTTCATTGTCCTGGGCATCTCAGAGTGCTGCCTGCTCACAgccatggcctatgaccgctatgtcGCCATCTGCCGGCCCCTGCACTACTCCACCCTCATGAGCCAGCAGGCCTGCGCGGCCATGGTGGGCATCTCCTGGCTCCTGGGCATCATCACGGCCACCACACACTCCTCCCTCATCttcaccctgcctttccccagccgcCCAACCATCCCACACTTCCTCTGCGACATCCTGCCAGTACTGAGGTTGGCCAGTGCTGGGAAGCACAGGAGTGAGATCTCTGTGATGACAGCCACCGTGGTCTTCATCATGGTTCCCTTCTCTCTGATTGTCACCTCTTATGCCCGCATCCTGGGTGCCATCCTGGCAATGGCCTCCACCCAGAGCCGCCACAAGGTCTTCTCCACCTGTTCCTCCCACCTACTCGTGGTCTCCCTCTTCTTTGGAACAGCCAGCATCACTTACATCCGGCCCCGGGAAGGCTCCTCTGTCACCACAGACCGCATCCTCAGCCTCTTCTACACAATCATCACACCCATGCTCAACCCCATCATCTACACCCTTCGCAACAAGGAGGTGACAAGGGCCCTGTGGCACGTGGTGAAGAGGTAA